In one window of Desulforhabdus amnigena DNA:
- a CDS encoding dissimilatory sulfite reductase D family protein: protein MSEDAKNRIMEFVKTQKKSKLYFNDLCKAVPEIKMMQAKKIINELVNEGKLKYWSSGSTTMYMLPSEGDVEKEEKGMA from the coding sequence ATGAGTGAGGATGCAAAAAATCGTATCATGGAATTTGTAAAGACGCAAAAAAAGAGCAAACTTTATTTCAACGACTTGTGCAAGGCTGTGCCCGAGATCAAAATGATGCAGGCCAAGAAGATCATCAATGAGCTGGTCAACGAAGGCAAGTTGAAGTACTGGTCCAGCGGCAGCACGACTATGTATATGCTCCCGAGCGAGGGGGATGTGGAAAAAGAAGAAAAGGGTATGGCCTAA